From Demequina lutea, a single genomic window includes:
- a CDS encoding methylated-DNA--[protein]-cysteine S-methyltransferase translates to MTTYTVETLDTPDGPFTLVENPEGAVVAAGWSADVEGVAGRARLAPADLTAGACRASAAVRAFYAGDVEAPARVPVAQHGTAFQRAVWTALREIPRGEVRRYGELAAELGSPGASRAVGAACGRNAVALFVPCHRVVGASGSLTGFAWGVEVKRELLTREGATV, encoded by the coding sequence GTGACCACCTACACGGTCGAGACGCTCGACACCCCAGACGGCCCCTTCACTCTGGTCGAGAATCCCGAAGGCGCCGTGGTCGCCGCGGGGTGGTCGGCGGATGTGGAGGGCGTGGCCGGTCGCGCACGCCTTGCGCCAGCGGATCTCACCGCGGGAGCGTGCCGCGCGTCGGCCGCGGTGCGGGCTTTCTACGCCGGAGATGTCGAGGCGCCCGCTCGCGTGCCCGTCGCCCAACACGGCACGGCGTTCCAGCGTGCCGTGTGGACCGCGCTGCGAGAGATTCCGCGTGGCGAGGTGCGCCGCTATGGCGAACTCGCGGCCGAACTCGGCAGCCCAGGCGCGAGCCGCGCGGTCGGCGCGGCGTGCGGCCGCAACGCGGTCGCCCTGTTCGTGCCGTGTCACAGAGTGGTGGGCGCGTCCGGCTCGCTCACGGGCTTCGCTTGGGGTGTCGAGGTGAAGCGCGAGCTGCTGACGCGCGAGGGCGCAACCGTCTAG
- a CDS encoding class I SAM-dependent methyltransferase translates to MVDSQAAVLVHSRRWVASRALGETLEIGIGGWPSLAFYPADAVLTGLDRQPKAVARADRAATRLGRSAAAVEGDAMALSFADASFDSVVFSFSLCGVPEVRGALLEALRVLRPGGALLMADHVVSTSLPLRAAQRVVETFTRPVFGEHFTRRPSLVARSLDIEIVVIERLGRGAIERLHATKPS, encoded by the coding sequence ATGGTGGATTCTCAGGCGGCCGTGCTCGTGCACAGCAGGCGGTGGGTTGCCTCGCGGGCGCTCGGCGAGACCCTCGAGATTGGCATCGGCGGCTGGCCATCCTTGGCCTTCTATCCGGCCGACGCCGTTCTTACGGGCCTCGATCGGCAGCCAAAGGCCGTCGCGAGGGCCGACCGCGCCGCCACCCGATTGGGGCGATCTGCCGCCGCGGTCGAAGGCGACGCCATGGCATTGTCCTTCGCCGATGCATCCTTCGACTCCGTGGTCTTCTCCTTCTCGCTCTGTGGTGTGCCCGAGGTGCGTGGCGCGCTGCTCGAGGCGCTGCGGGTGCTGCGACCGGGCGGCGCGTTGCTCATGGCGGATCACGTGGTCTCGACATCGTTGCCGCTACGGGCGGCTCAACGTGTGGTGGAGACGTTCACGCGGCCGGTTTTCGGTGAGCATTTCACGCGCAGGCCGTCTCTTGTGGCGCGATCCCTTGATATCGAGATCGTGGTGATCGAGCGGCTGGGGCGCGGCGCGATCGAGCGCCTTCACGCGACAAAGCCCTCCTAG
- a CDS encoding AlkA N-terminal domain-containing protein gives MNAIPLDADACYRASAGRDRRFDGQFVMAVRTTGIYCKPSCPARMPRPANVEFYRTSAAAHLAGFRACKRCLPEAVPGSPEWAIREDVAARAMRLIGDGVVDREGVPGLAARVGYSGRQLGRVLSEELGAGALALARAQRAQTARTLLVSTAMPASDVAFAAGFASIRQFNDTVAEVFGMTPTQVRAAARRVDRLANAGAARSGVARSGVARSGAAEPGVARSGVAYPGAAFRSAGTPAPQGAAAGLDKPADSPGSGTSAHRGTAAITVRLAAREPFDGAGVLKWLATRAIPGIESVQDGAYTRSVRLAGGMGVVSVTPEPGAVSVTARLADLADLPSLLARVRRLFDLDADPAMYEAALAADPRMAASIATTRGIRIPGALDPVEMVVRAILGQQVTVAAARTAVRRLVAELAEPLPPALAPMPLEVTHLFPTAATLASAVRDVVTGPGRRREALALACEAAASGELPLDVGATRDELTSVLEAIPGIGPWTSNYVALRVLGSPDLLLTGDIAVRNGAAALGLPRDAKPLSEAAAAFAPWRSYLMMHLWRAAASPVSAPPTSSPTARPARPARPTAPRTPAPRTPAP, from the coding sequence ATGAACGCGATCCCGCTCGACGCCGACGCCTGCTACAGGGCATCGGCCGGGCGCGATCGGCGCTTCGACGGCCAGTTCGTGATGGCCGTGCGGACGACGGGGATCTACTGCAAGCCCAGCTGCCCCGCGCGCATGCCCCGGCCAGCCAACGTCGAGTTCTACCGCACGTCTGCGGCGGCGCATCTCGCGGGGTTTCGCGCGTGCAAGCGATGCCTACCCGAGGCGGTGCCTGGCAGCCCCGAGTGGGCGATCAGGGAGGACGTGGCGGCCCGCGCGATGCGGCTCATCGGCGACGGCGTCGTGGACCGCGAAGGAGTGCCAGGCCTGGCCGCGCGCGTGGGGTATTCGGGAAGGCAGCTGGGCCGCGTGCTCAGCGAGGAATTGGGCGCTGGGGCCCTGGCGCTCGCACGAGCGCAGCGGGCCCAGACGGCCCGCACGCTGTTGGTCTCCACCGCGATGCCGGCGAGCGATGTGGCCTTCGCGGCGGGGTTCGCGTCGATCCGCCAATTCAACGACACGGTGGCCGAGGTGTTCGGGATGACCCCCACGCAGGTGCGCGCGGCGGCGCGGCGGGTGGATCGGCTGGCGAATGCCGGGGCGGCGCGCTCCGGTGTGGCCCGGTCCGGCGTGGCCCGGTCCGGTGCGGCAGAGCCCGGCGTGGCTCGGTCCGGTGTTGCTTACCCCGGAGCGGCGTTCCGAAGTGCCGGGACTCCCGCTCCCCAGGGAGCAGCCGCCGGTCTGGACAAACCCGCGGACAGCCCCGGATCCGGCACTTCTGCACACCGAGGCACGGCGGCCATCACGGTGCGTCTCGCCGCCCGCGAGCCCTTTGACGGAGCGGGAGTGCTGAAGTGGCTTGCTACCAGGGCAATTCCTGGAATCGAGTCGGTCCAAGACGGGGCGTATACGAGGTCAGTGCGGCTGGCAGGCGGAATGGGCGTGGTGAGCGTGACCCCCGAGCCCGGTGCCGTGAGCGTGACGGCCCGTCTCGCCGACCTTGCCGACCTGCCGTCGCTCCTGGCTCGCGTCCGCAGGCTCTTCGACCTCGACGCCGACCCCGCCATGTATGAGGCGGCGCTCGCGGCTGACCCCCGGATGGCAGCATCCATCGCGACCACCCGGGGCATCCGCATCCCCGGTGCGCTCGATCCCGTGGAGATGGTGGTGCGCGCGATCCTTGGCCAGCAGGTGACGGTGGCCGCCGCGCGCACCGCGGTGCGGAGGCTTGTGGCCGAGCTCGCGGAGCCGCTCCCGCCCGCGTTGGCTCCGATGCCGCTTGAGGTCACCCACCTCTTTCCCACTGCGGCCACCCTCGCGTCGGCGGTGCGCGACGTCGTGACGGGGCCGGGCAGGCGTCGCGAGGCGCTCGCGCTCGCATGCGAGGCCGCCGCATCCGGCGAGCTCCCCCTCGACGTGGGCGCGACCCGCGACGAGCTCACGTCCGTCCTTGAGGCGATCCCAGGCATCGGCCCGTGGACCTCGAACTATGTGGCGCTGCGCGTGCTTGGCAGCCCCGACCTGCTGCTCACGGGCGACATCGCCGTGCGCAACGGCGCGGCCGCGCTCGGCCTCCCGCGCGATGCGAAACCCCTCTCCGAGGCTGCGGCGGCGTTCGCTCCGTGGCGCAGTTACCTGATGATGCACCTGTGGCGGGCGGCGGCGTCGCCCGTGAGCGCACCCCCAACCAGCTCACCCACCGCACGCCCCGCACGCCCCGCACGCCCCACCGCACCTCGAACCCCCGCACCTCGAACCCCCGCACCCTGA